A DNA window from Chiroxiphia lanceolata isolate bChiLan1 chromosome 6, bChiLan1.pri, whole genome shotgun sequence contains the following coding sequences:
- the LOC116788992 gene encoding maestro heat-like repeat-containing protein family member 6 isoform X3 encodes MAGRHFSLGRCLGRKKKKDGPGTGPTRQPEEVERSQPLQEDPDRARTQEQDRARGRFRRAAQMVCEFTGCIWREETIAMGAGGTANSALSNAETSAALLDLLVENGVSNAEKVPALVRYIHRWLTANASAERRLDKALLALVEAHPVDVVVTVLRSAPSCDRAAVTMWRTIISSRSTAESVLQILALVLGSWPACSMCTSDGDETEVFALAATLALWKILHLLCCTRAVRGCFPNLFVHLLFQVFFSTVQMLEEVDTFWRECRKQHSLPTNPNRFAALTIKALLHHLRCESVLVAMERKRGWDTLLNADTHHYAVGLLAREMGSACTTWCCSILCCLLELLSEEMCPWELPAMAFLVEALVYLEVTDCDESILPILSRHLWSECPEMRRQVLRGLVVLSQDAVTTKRMRSLTQSLIQLLWDPDVELVRMTATVLGFLLSDKDLRLSSPTALQLAEALQPLFDNADSSVQLSSILLFRGVTTMVEKKGKKPLKPHVRQSLLPLFFHCHDENQRVAEASGEALLCVASLVKRRDLEKIVKKKELWRFSECLLEKERSRVAEYLRQALPYLESPQEPLREAAVRFTGMAGRYMRGQPEELQDIMDTLQAMRNDSSPSVSSLALQSFHVIEAVHRAPSC; translated from the exons ATGGCAGGGAGACACTTCAGCCTGGGCAGGTGTCTcgggaggaagaagaagaaggacGGCCCTGGGACTGGCCCAACACGGCAGCCTGAGGAGGTGGAGCggtcccagcccctgcaggagg ATCCAGACCGGGCCCGGACACAAGAGCAGGACCGCGCCCGTGGCCGCTTccgcagggcagcacag ATGGTTTGCGAATTCACCGGGTGCATTTGGAGGGAAGAGACCATTGCCATGGGCGCTGGGGGCACGGCAAACTCTGCCCTCTCCAATGCCGAAAccagtgctgccctgctggATTTGCTTGTGGAGAATGGTGTCTCCAATGCCGAGAAA GTGCCGGCCTTGGTCAGGTACATCCACCGGTGGCTCACGGCCAATGCGTCTGCTGAGCGCAGACTAGACAAGGCTCTGTTGGCGCTGGTCGAGGCACACCCCGTGGATGTGGTGGTGACTGTGCTGCGCTCTGCCCCATCCTGTGACAG AGCTGCTGTGACCATGTGGAGGACAATCATCTCCTCAAGAAGTACTGCAGAGTCGGTGCTGCAGATACTTGCCCTTGTCCTGGGAAGCTGGCCAGCCTGCAGCATGTGCACCTCGGATGGGGATGAAACGGAAGtctttgccctggct GCAACCTTGGCACTCTGGAAGATCCtccatctgctctgctgcacGCGTGCAGTGAGGGGGTGTTTCCCCAACCTCTTTGTGCATCTGCTCTTCCAAGTGTTCTTCAGCACAGTGCAGATGCTGGAAGAGGTTGACACCTTCTGGAGGGAATGCCGGAAGCAACACAGCCTTCCCACCAACCCCAACAG gtTTGCAGCGCTGACCATCAAAGCCCTGCTGCACCATCTGCGCTGTGAGAGCGTGTTGGTGGCCATGGAACGCAAGCGTGGCTGGGACACGCTGCTCAACGCTGACACCCACCACTACGCGGTGGGTCTGCtggccag GGAGATGGGTTCTGCCTGCACAACCTGGTGTTGCAGCATCCTATGctgcctcctggagctgctcagtgAAGAGATGTGTCCCTGGGAGCTCCCTGCCATGGCGTTCCTTGTGGAG GCCCTGGTCTACCTGGAGGTGACTGACTGCGACGAAAGCATCCTGCCGATCCTTTCAAGGCACCTGTGGAGCGAGTGCCCAGAGATGCGTCGCCAGGTGCTGAGAGGCCTCGTGGTGCTCAGCCAGGATGCTGTGACG ACCAAAAGAATGCGCAGCCTGACCCAAAGCCTCATTCAGCTCCTGTGGGACCCAGATGTAGAGCTGGTCAGGATGACCGCCACTGTACTCGGCTTTCTGTTGTCGGACAAAGACCTCCGACTCTCCAGCCCCACCGCCCTGCAGTTGGCCGAGGCGCTGCAGCCGCTCTTCGACAAC GCTGACAGCAGTGTGCAGCTGTcctccatcctcctcttccGTGGGGTGACGACAATGGtagagaagaagggaaaaaagcccctGAAGCCACACGTACGCCAGAGCCTGCTTCCACTCTTCTTCCACTGCCATGATGAGAACCAGAGAGTGGCAGAG GCCTCTGGGGAAGCGCTGCTCTGTGTGGCCAGCTTAGTGAAGAGGAGGGATCTCGAGAAGATCGTGAAGAAGAAGGAGCTGTGGAGGTTCAGCGAGTGCCTG ctggaaaaggagcGGAGCCGAGTGGCCGAGTACCTGCGCCAGGCCCTTCCATACCTGGAGAGCCCACAGGAGCCCCTGCGAGAGGCGGCCGTCAGGTTCACAG GGATGGCCGGGAGGTATATGCGGGGACAgcctgaagagctgcaggacaTCATGGACA CCCTTCAGGCTATGAGGAATGACAGCAGCCCCAGCGTCTCGAGCCTGGCGCTTCAGAGCTTCCATGTCATCGAAGCTGTCCATAGAGCTCCATCCTGCTGA
- the LOC116788992 gene encoding maestro heat-like repeat-containing protein family member 6 isoform X2, with product MAGRHFSLGRCLGRKKKKDGPGTGPTRQPEEVERSQPLQEDPGRAQTQEQDRTCGRFRRVAQAFLKFVGIRRRKTRITPTEVMAQPDPTPSDGPMAEADGATTRGMAGTDITPVQLLPNAPSLDIPGERVVSVQEAVKPDRDLEQSPPRVPKLAWLKEGEEEGPGAAPSQQPEEVERSQPLQEDPDRARTQEQDRARGRFRRAAQMVCEFTGCIWREETIAMGAGGTANSALSNAETSAALLDLLVENGVSNAEKVPALVRYIHRWLTANASAERRLDKALLALVEAHPVDVVVTVLRSAPSCDRAAVTMWRTIISSRSTAESVLQILALVLGSWPACSMCTSDGDETEVFALAATLALWKILHLLCCTRAVRGCFPNLFVHLLFQVFFSTVQMLEEVDTFWRECRKQHSLPTNPNRFAALTIKALLHHLRCESVLVAMERKRGWDTLLNADTHHYAVGLLASILCCLLELLSEEMCPWELPAMAFLVEALVYLEVTDCDESILPILSRHLWSECPEMRRQVLRGLVVLSQDAVTTKRMRSLTQSLIQLLWDPDVELVRMTATVLGFLLSDKDLRLSSPTALQLAEALQPLFDNADSSVQLSSILLFRGVTTMVEKKGKKPLKPHVRQSLLPLFFHCHDENQRVAEASGEALLCVASLVKRRDLEKIVKKKELWRFSECLLEKERSRVAEYLRQALPYLESPQEPLREAAVRFTGMAGRYMRGQPEELQDIMDTLQAMRNDSSPSVSSLALQSFHVIEAVHRAPSC from the exons ATGGCAGGGAGACACTTCAGCCTGGGCAGGTGTCTcgggaggaagaagaagaaggacGGCCCTGGGACTGGCCCAACACGGCAGCCTGAGGAGGTGGAGCggtcccagcccctgcaggagg ATCCAGGCCGGGCCCAGACACAAGAGCAGGACCGCACCTGTGGCCGTTTCCGCAGGGTagcacag gCCTTTCTGAAATTTGTGGGCATTCGGCGTAGAAAGACCAGGATCACACCAACCGAGGTCATGGCACAGCCTGACCCCACGCCGAGTGATGGCCCCATGGCCGAGGCTGATGGCGCAACCACCCGGGGCATGGCAGGCACTGACATCACACCCGTTCAGCTCCTGCCCAACGCTCCTAGTCTGGACATTCCCGGAGAGAGAGTTGTCTCTGTGCAA gaagccGTGAAGCCAGACAGAGACCTGGAGCAGAGCCCGCCCCGGGTGCCCAAGCTGGCCTGGctgaaggagggggaggaggaaggccctggagctgccccatcACAGCAGCCTGAGGAGGTGGAGCggtcccagcccctgcaggagg ATCCAGACCGGGCCCGGACACAAGAGCAGGACCGCGCCCGTGGCCGCTTccgcagggcagcacag ATGGTTTGCGAATTCACCGGGTGCATTTGGAGGGAAGAGACCATTGCCATGGGCGCTGGGGGCACGGCAAACTCTGCCCTCTCCAATGCCGAAAccagtgctgccctgctggATTTGCTTGTGGAGAATGGTGTCTCCAATGCCGAGAAA GTGCCGGCCTTGGTCAGGTACATCCACCGGTGGCTCACGGCCAATGCGTCTGCTGAGCGCAGACTAGACAAGGCTCTGTTGGCGCTGGTCGAGGCACACCCCGTGGATGTGGTGGTGACTGTGCTGCGCTCTGCCCCATCCTGTGACAG AGCTGCTGTGACCATGTGGAGGACAATCATCTCCTCAAGAAGTACTGCAGAGTCGGTGCTGCAGATACTTGCCCTTGTCCTGGGAAGCTGGCCAGCCTGCAGCATGTGCACCTCGGATGGGGATGAAACGGAAGtctttgccctggct GCAACCTTGGCACTCTGGAAGATCCtccatctgctctgctgcacGCGTGCAGTGAGGGGGTGTTTCCCCAACCTCTTTGTGCATCTGCTCTTCCAAGTGTTCTTCAGCACAGTGCAGATGCTGGAAGAGGTTGACACCTTCTGGAGGGAATGCCGGAAGCAACACAGCCTTCCCACCAACCCCAACAG gtTTGCAGCGCTGACCATCAAAGCCCTGCTGCACCATCTGCGCTGTGAGAGCGTGTTGGTGGCCATGGAACGCAAGCGTGGCTGGGACACGCTGCTCAACGCTGACACCCACCACTACGCGGTGGGTCTGCtggccag CATCCTATGctgcctcctggagctgctcagtgAAGAGATGTGTCCCTGGGAGCTCCCTGCCATGGCGTTCCTTGTGGAG GCCCTGGTCTACCTGGAGGTGACTGACTGCGACGAAAGCATCCTGCCGATCCTTTCAAGGCACCTGTGGAGCGAGTGCCCAGAGATGCGTCGCCAGGTGCTGAGAGGCCTCGTGGTGCTCAGCCAGGATGCTGTGACG ACCAAAAGAATGCGCAGCCTGACCCAAAGCCTCATTCAGCTCCTGTGGGACCCAGATGTAGAGCTGGTCAGGATGACCGCCACTGTACTCGGCTTTCTGTTGTCGGACAAAGACCTCCGACTCTCCAGCCCCACCGCCCTGCAGTTGGCCGAGGCGCTGCAGCCGCTCTTCGACAAC GCTGACAGCAGTGTGCAGCTGTcctccatcctcctcttccGTGGGGTGACGACAATGGtagagaagaagggaaaaaagcccctGAAGCCACACGTACGCCAGAGCCTGCTTCCACTCTTCTTCCACTGCCATGATGAGAACCAGAGAGTGGCAGAG GCCTCTGGGGAAGCGCTGCTCTGTGTGGCCAGCTTAGTGAAGAGGAGGGATCTCGAGAAGATCGTGAAGAAGAAGGAGCTGTGGAGGTTCAGCGAGTGCCTG ctggaaaaggagcGGAGCCGAGTGGCCGAGTACCTGCGCCAGGCCCTTCCATACCTGGAGAGCCCACAGGAGCCCCTGCGAGAGGCGGCCGTCAGGTTCACAG GGATGGCCGGGAGGTATATGCGGGGACAgcctgaagagctgcaggacaTCATGGACA CCCTTCAGGCTATGAGGAATGACAGCAGCCCCAGCGTCTCGAGCCTGGCGCTTCAGAGCTTCCATGTCATCGAAGCTGTCCATAGAGCTCCATCCTGCTGA
- the LOC116788992 gene encoding maestro heat-like repeat-containing protein family member 6 isoform X1, with protein MAGRHFSLGRCLGRKKKKDGPGTGPTRQPEEVERSQPLQEDPGRAQTQEQDRTCGRFRRVAQAFLKFVGIRRRKTRITPTEVMAQPDPTPSDGPMAEADGATTRGMAGTDITPVQLLPNAPSLDIPGERVVSVQEAVKPDRDLEQSPPRVPKLAWLKEGEEEGPGAAPSQQPEEVERSQPLQEDPDRARTQEQDRARGRFRRAAQMVCEFTGCIWREETIAMGAGGTANSALSNAETSAALLDLLVENGVSNAEKVPALVRYIHRWLTANASAERRLDKALLALVEAHPVDVVVTVLRSAPSCDRAAVTMWRTIISSRSTAESVLQILALVLGSWPACSMCTSDGDETEVFALAATLALWKILHLLCCTRAVRGCFPNLFVHLLFQVFFSTVQMLEEVDTFWRECRKQHSLPTNPNRFAALTIKALLHHLRCESVLVAMERKRGWDTLLNADTHHYAVGLLAREMGSACTTWCCSILCCLLELLSEEMCPWELPAMAFLVEALVYLEVTDCDESILPILSRHLWSECPEMRRQVLRGLVVLSQDAVTTKRMRSLTQSLIQLLWDPDVELVRMTATVLGFLLSDKDLRLSSPTALQLAEALQPLFDNADSSVQLSSILLFRGVTTMVEKKGKKPLKPHVRQSLLPLFFHCHDENQRVAEASGEALLCVASLVKRRDLEKIVKKKELWRFSECLLEKERSRVAEYLRQALPYLESPQEPLREAAVRFTGMAGRYMRGQPEELQDIMDTLQAMRNDSSPSVSSLALQSFHVIEAVHRAPSC; from the exons ATGGCAGGGAGACACTTCAGCCTGGGCAGGTGTCTcgggaggaagaagaagaaggacGGCCCTGGGACTGGCCCAACACGGCAGCCTGAGGAGGTGGAGCggtcccagcccctgcaggagg ATCCAGGCCGGGCCCAGACACAAGAGCAGGACCGCACCTGTGGCCGTTTCCGCAGGGTagcacag gCCTTTCTGAAATTTGTGGGCATTCGGCGTAGAAAGACCAGGATCACACCAACCGAGGTCATGGCACAGCCTGACCCCACGCCGAGTGATGGCCCCATGGCCGAGGCTGATGGCGCAACCACCCGGGGCATGGCAGGCACTGACATCACACCCGTTCAGCTCCTGCCCAACGCTCCTAGTCTGGACATTCCCGGAGAGAGAGTTGTCTCTGTGCAA gaagccGTGAAGCCAGACAGAGACCTGGAGCAGAGCCCGCCCCGGGTGCCCAAGCTGGCCTGGctgaaggagggggaggaggaaggccctggagctgccccatcACAGCAGCCTGAGGAGGTGGAGCggtcccagcccctgcaggagg ATCCAGACCGGGCCCGGACACAAGAGCAGGACCGCGCCCGTGGCCGCTTccgcagggcagcacag ATGGTTTGCGAATTCACCGGGTGCATTTGGAGGGAAGAGACCATTGCCATGGGCGCTGGGGGCACGGCAAACTCTGCCCTCTCCAATGCCGAAAccagtgctgccctgctggATTTGCTTGTGGAGAATGGTGTCTCCAATGCCGAGAAA GTGCCGGCCTTGGTCAGGTACATCCACCGGTGGCTCACGGCCAATGCGTCTGCTGAGCGCAGACTAGACAAGGCTCTGTTGGCGCTGGTCGAGGCACACCCCGTGGATGTGGTGGTGACTGTGCTGCGCTCTGCCCCATCCTGTGACAG AGCTGCTGTGACCATGTGGAGGACAATCATCTCCTCAAGAAGTACTGCAGAGTCGGTGCTGCAGATACTTGCCCTTGTCCTGGGAAGCTGGCCAGCCTGCAGCATGTGCACCTCGGATGGGGATGAAACGGAAGtctttgccctggct GCAACCTTGGCACTCTGGAAGATCCtccatctgctctgctgcacGCGTGCAGTGAGGGGGTGTTTCCCCAACCTCTTTGTGCATCTGCTCTTCCAAGTGTTCTTCAGCACAGTGCAGATGCTGGAAGAGGTTGACACCTTCTGGAGGGAATGCCGGAAGCAACACAGCCTTCCCACCAACCCCAACAG gtTTGCAGCGCTGACCATCAAAGCCCTGCTGCACCATCTGCGCTGTGAGAGCGTGTTGGTGGCCATGGAACGCAAGCGTGGCTGGGACACGCTGCTCAACGCTGACACCCACCACTACGCGGTGGGTCTGCtggccag GGAGATGGGTTCTGCCTGCACAACCTGGTGTTGCAGCATCCTATGctgcctcctggagctgctcagtgAAGAGATGTGTCCCTGGGAGCTCCCTGCCATGGCGTTCCTTGTGGAG GCCCTGGTCTACCTGGAGGTGACTGACTGCGACGAAAGCATCCTGCCGATCCTTTCAAGGCACCTGTGGAGCGAGTGCCCAGAGATGCGTCGCCAGGTGCTGAGAGGCCTCGTGGTGCTCAGCCAGGATGCTGTGACG ACCAAAAGAATGCGCAGCCTGACCCAAAGCCTCATTCAGCTCCTGTGGGACCCAGATGTAGAGCTGGTCAGGATGACCGCCACTGTACTCGGCTTTCTGTTGTCGGACAAAGACCTCCGACTCTCCAGCCCCACCGCCCTGCAGTTGGCCGAGGCGCTGCAGCCGCTCTTCGACAAC GCTGACAGCAGTGTGCAGCTGTcctccatcctcctcttccGTGGGGTGACGACAATGGtagagaagaagggaaaaaagcccctGAAGCCACACGTACGCCAGAGCCTGCTTCCACTCTTCTTCCACTGCCATGATGAGAACCAGAGAGTGGCAGAG GCCTCTGGGGAAGCGCTGCTCTGTGTGGCCAGCTTAGTGAAGAGGAGGGATCTCGAGAAGATCGTGAAGAAGAAGGAGCTGTGGAGGTTCAGCGAGTGCCTG ctggaaaaggagcGGAGCCGAGTGGCCGAGTACCTGCGCCAGGCCCTTCCATACCTGGAGAGCCCACAGGAGCCCCTGCGAGAGGCGGCCGTCAGGTTCACAG GGATGGCCGGGAGGTATATGCGGGGACAgcctgaagagctgcaggacaTCATGGACA CCCTTCAGGCTATGAGGAATGACAGCAGCCCCAGCGTCTCGAGCCTGGCGCTTCAGAGCTTCCATGTCATCGAAGCTGTCCATAGAGCTCCATCCTGCTGA